Proteins from a single region of Aquirhabdus parva:
- a CDS encoding DUF2846 domain-containing protein: MIQSARDHLPSFGSGTVSDPSIVESQKLPQLDTTKPDSPYDRFKPHGFSLGSWAVDRFKKNQGELFQPVPVLDQKFALVYLYRPHSKWNEQEILASSIFINGMRLPSLTDNHYYWLEMNPGVYRLKISRPLGPLYFQKGTVVDFQVEAGRTYYLRYDEENFRGHPDEALGLLRAGPLNQMPEKDGLAEIRATTLKTPGYSFVDDPDKAVKIASQDVAKGDFASFNGQEGKPVPKARVEEKQDVVLGRPFSFRWWNPFSW, from the coding sequence ATGATTCAGTCCGCACGTGATCATTTGCCCTCTTTTGGTAGTGGGACAGTCAGTGATCCGAGTATTGTTGAAAGCCAAAAGCTTCCGCAATTGGACACCACCAAACCAGATTCTCCTTATGATCGATTCAAACCACATGGTTTCTCGCTTGGAAGCTGGGCTGTAGATCGTTTTAAAAAGAATCAGGGGGAGCTTTTTCAACCTGTACCTGTTCTCGATCAAAAGTTTGCCTTGGTTTACCTCTATCGACCTCACAGCAAATGGAATGAACAAGAAATTCTGGCCAGTAGTATTTTCATTAATGGTATGCGGTTGCCGAGCTTAACAGACAACCATTATTACTGGTTAGAAATGAATCCCGGTGTTTATCGGTTGAAAATAAGCCGCCCCTTAGGACCACTTTATTTTCAAAAAGGGACTGTCGTTGATTTCCAAGTGGAAGCAGGTCGTACCTATTATCTACGTTATGATGAAGAAAATTTCCGCGGTCATCCCGATGAGGCACTGGGTTTACTACGTGCAGGTCCTTTGAACCAGATGCCTGAGAAAGACGGTCTGGCCGAGATTCGCGCTACCACGCTCAAAACCCCAGGTTATAGTTTTGTGGATGATCCGGACAAAGCCGTTAAGATTGCATCGCAAGATGTCGCAAAAGGCGATTTTGCTTCATTCAATGGACAAGAAGGGAAGCCTGTGCCCAAAGCACGTGTGGAAGAGAAACAAGATGTGGTGTTGGGTCGCCCATTCTCATTCCGCTGGTGGAATCCGTTTTCTTGGTAA
- a CDS encoding OmpA family protein — MRALVVTTLVAGLALSGCTTNPYTGQSQVSKGAIGGGAGALLGAAIGAATGGGHKGKAALIGAAAGGLLGGGVGVYMDAQEKKLREQMQGTGVAVERNQQTGAVDLIMPGAITFATARSDINPSFSGTLSQLAQTLSSYNQQTITVRGYTDNVGNASYNQQLSQERANSVANYLIRQGVAASRVQAVGYGMNNPVADNSTEAGRSQNRRVEISVNPPATVPGQG; from the coding sequence ATGCGTGCATTGGTTGTAACAACTTTAGTAGCAGGCTTGGCTTTATCAGGCTGTACAACAAATCCATACACTGGCCAAAGCCAAGTGAGTAAAGGGGCGATCGGCGGTGGAGCTGGTGCATTATTAGGCGCTGCAATTGGTGCCGCTACTGGTGGTGGTCATAAAGGCAAAGCAGCTCTGATTGGTGCTGCTGCTGGTGGTCTGCTCGGTGGTGGTGTGGGTGTTTATATGGATGCCCAAGAGAAAAAACTGCGTGAACAAATGCAAGGTACTGGCGTTGCGGTTGAACGTAACCAGCAAACTGGCGCTGTAGATCTGATTATGCCTGGCGCGATTACCTTCGCAACTGCACGTTCAGATATCAACCCATCGTTCTCTGGCACGCTGTCTCAGTTGGCTCAGACCTTGAGTTCTTATAACCAACAAACGATTACTGTTCGTGGTTACACCGACAATGTTGGTAATGCTTCATACAACCAACAATTGTCACAAGAGCGTGCAAACAGTGTTGCGAACTACTTGATTCGTCAAGGTGTTGCAGCAAGCCGTGTGCAAGCAGTTGGTTATGGCATGAACAACCCAGTTGCAGACAACTCAACTGAGGCAGGTCGTAGCCAAAACCGTCGTGTTGAAATCAGTGTGAACCCACCTGCAACCGTTCCAGGCCAAGGCTAA
- a CDS encoding SIMPL domain-containing protein (The SIMPL domain is named for its presence in mouse protein SIMPL (signalling molecule that associates with mouse pelle-like kinase). Bacterial member BP26, from Brucella, was shown to assemble into a channel-like structure, while YggE from E. coli has been associated with resistance to oxidative stress.) — protein sequence MSTTPRVIRSTPMQRNFLLASILGLSAMVASTPTFAEPVREHRIVNLQAETSRDVQNDEMQATLYTELNNTNPTTLARDTAQIVNKAMDLAKAYPSVKVSSGTQSTYPIYSDKNKLTGWRGRAEIQLKTSDFKAGSELIAQLQSNMQLEAVNFSVSAQQRLKVENELLTDITKIFRERASLLQNAWGASKYELVEMNITSSNDEPRPYPMMMRMAKAEASDAVPAQAVQSGNSKVRVQANGSIQLQ from the coding sequence ATGTCAACCACGCCCCGCGTTATTCGATCAACACCTATGCAAAGAAATTTTCTACTTGCCAGTATCTTAGGACTTAGTGCAATGGTTGCCAGTACGCCTACATTTGCAGAACCTGTTCGTGAACACCGGATCGTCAACTTGCAAGCTGAAACCAGCCGCGATGTGCAAAATGACGAAATGCAAGCGACGCTTTACACAGAGCTCAATAACACCAATCCAACGACTTTGGCACGAGATACCGCCCAGATCGTGAATAAAGCCATGGATCTTGCCAAAGCTTACCCAAGCGTGAAAGTCAGTAGCGGCACCCAAAGCACTTATCCCATCTACAGTGATAAGAACAAACTCACAGGCTGGCGAGGTCGTGCGGAGATTCAACTCAAAACTTCAGACTTCAAAGCTGGCAGTGAGTTAATCGCCCAACTGCAAAGCAATATGCAACTTGAAGCCGTGAATTTTTCAGTCTCCGCGCAACAACGTTTGAAAGTTGAAAATGAACTCCTCACAGACATCACCAAGATTTTCCGTGAGCGTGCCTCATTACTACAAAATGCATGGGGTGCCAGTAAATATGAGCTGGTTGAAATGAATATCACCAGCAGTAATGATGAGCCTCGCCCCTATCCTATGATGATGCGTATGGCTAAAGCCGAAGCCAGCGATGCAGTGCCTGCCCAAGCTGTTCAAAGCGGTAATAGCAAAGTCCGTGTACAGGCCAATGGTAGCATCCAACTACAATAA
- a CDS encoding MBL fold metallo-hydrolase — MKKTASKTTSLPTEMDLSEGWFVPAYERPKASHTTPTHFKHPWTLPKRGMTVAEWLINRKKAQWPIWEENIPFDALPTARPDAALDDWQAWFVGHSTVLVQIGPYNFLTDPVWAMRTSPVPFAGPRRVRPAGIALEDLPPIDAVLLSHNHYDHMDLASLAWLYKRDRMPIYTGLVNSQYLPPHMRVIELDWWESTPFHKDDRIKIVYTPAQHFSGRGLKDSNMALWGGLSVLTPDDHLFFAGDTGYAHHFKEVRARLGAPRLALLPIGAYEPRPVMHVMHMNPSDAVQAHLDLEATQSLAIHHRTYQLTDEAMNQPLLDLASALSHAGLSADVFATPSEGHSILA; from the coding sequence ATAAAGAAAACCGCCAGCAAGACCACCTCCCTACCCACGGAAATGGATTTGAGTGAGGGATGGTTTGTGCCTGCCTATGAGCGTCCAAAAGCTAGTCATACGACACCGACCCACTTTAAGCATCCTTGGACACTGCCTAAGCGCGGAATGACGGTTGCTGAATGGTTAATCAACCGTAAGAAAGCCCAGTGGCCAATCTGGGAAGAAAACATTCCTTTTGATGCCTTACCCACAGCCCGACCAGATGCTGCACTCGATGACTGGCAGGCTTGGTTCGTAGGTCATTCAACGGTTTTAGTGCAAATTGGTCCTTATAACTTCTTGACTGATCCTGTCTGGGCGATGCGAACCAGTCCAGTGCCGTTTGCAGGACCGCGTCGCGTCCGTCCAGCCGGAATCGCACTTGAAGATCTTCCACCCATCGACGCCGTATTACTCAGTCACAACCACTACGACCATATGGATCTTGCATCCTTGGCCTGGCTTTATAAGCGTGATCGCATGCCTATCTATACCGGTCTGGTTAATAGTCAATACCTACCGCCCCATATGCGAGTGATTGAACTGGATTGGTGGGAATCCACACCTTTTCATAAAGATGATCGCATCAAAATCGTGTATACCCCAGCCCAGCATTTTTCAGGGCGTGGCCTTAAGGACAGTAACATGGCACTTTGGGGAGGTTTGTCGGTACTGACCCCAGATGATCATTTATTCTTTGCCGGTGATACGGGATATGCCCATCACTTTAAAGAAGTCCGTGCGCGATTAGGTGCCCCGCGTTTAGCATTACTCCCCATCGGGGCTTACGAGCCCCGCCCGGTGATGCATGTTATGCATATGAATCCTAGCGATGCTGTACAAGCCCACTTAGACTTAGAAGCCACACAGTCTCTTGCAATTCATCATCGAACCTATCAGTTGACCGATGAAGCCATGAATCAACCCTTACTGGATCTTGCAAGTGCGCTGAGTCACGCGGGCCTGTCTGCAGACGTGTTTGCTACACCCAGCGAAGGCCATAGCATCCTCGCCTGA
- a CDS encoding YbgF trimerization domain-containing protein, with the protein MRNIALKTNLKTTIPVGTLGTGFTRLSLSLGLMMGLITTTTLSTHAAIPVESRPLTSSSAVGGVDSTQTSQLWQLTQQIQKLENEVRDLRGKVETHDNDIDQLQKEAKNHYTDFDQRIAQSQDDIKKLQAAQAPASVPATTPSTDGAPTTTTVPGTAPAAAATGDEADKVAYIAAYDAYKAGGAAKAIAPMKKFITDYPNSPFVPNAYYWLGEFNLAITPPNFAAASSNFKIVSNQYPKSAKAAAATYRLATLADVDQHQASAIALMKTILKNYPGTQEAGYATDYLKSHASTSTEEKKATPKKAEKVKAEEATNQKAKPATKKKVKTKDDDDTSA; encoded by the coding sequence ATGAGAAACATCGCCTTGAAAACGAATTTAAAAACAACAATTCCCGTAGGCACGTTAGGTACGGGCTTTACGCGTCTGTCGCTCAGTTTAGGCCTGATGATGGGGCTAATCACCACCACAACACTGTCGACTCATGCCGCAATCCCCGTTGAATCACGCCCACTCACATCGTCATCTGCTGTTGGCGGCGTTGACAGCACTCAGACCTCACAACTGTGGCAACTCACGCAACAAATCCAGAAACTAGAAAACGAAGTCCGTGATCTACGCGGTAAAGTTGAAACACATGACAATGACATTGATCAATTGCAAAAAGAAGCCAAAAATCACTATACCGATTTTGATCAACGCATTGCTCAAAGCCAAGATGACATCAAAAAACTGCAAGCTGCACAAGCGCCAGCATCAGTCCCTGCCACTACGCCTTCGACTGATGGTGCACCAACAACGACTACAGTACCCGGCACGGCTCCTGCAGCCGCAGCGACAGGCGATGAAGCTGATAAAGTCGCTTATATCGCTGCTTACGATGCATACAAAGCTGGTGGTGCAGCGAAAGCCATTGCGCCGATGAAGAAATTTATCACCGATTACCCGAATAGTCCTTTTGTTCCAAATGCTTATTACTGGCTGGGTGAATTTAATCTCGCGATTACACCACCCAACTTTGCTGCTGCGTCAAGCAACTTTAAAATCGTCAGTAATCAATATCCCAAAAGTGCTAAAGCCGCAGCAGCAACCTATCGTTTAGCGACCTTAGCCGATGTAGATCAACATCAAGCCAGCGCGATTGCATTGATGAAAACCATTTTGAAAAACTATCCGGGCACACAAGAAGCTGGCTATGCCACGGATTACTTGAAGTCACATGCGTCTACTTCAACTGAAGAGAAAAAAGCGACACCCAAGAAAGCTGAGAAAGTGAAAGCGGAAGAAGCAACCAATCAAAAAGCAAAACCCGCCACCAAAAAGAAAGTGAAAACCAAAGACGATGATGATACTTCAGCTTAA
- the ftsY gene encoding signal recognition particle-docking protein FtsY, with product MSNQSSNSPSQYSGLNAPLIFPEKTAQHLVTDVAVELPKPPLPAAPIIPAVKDEVPVVVNSSVVSSVSESHVDDSESGSGFFGRMKQGLAKTRRGFTDGVVNLLIGGKEIDDELLEEIETQLLVADIGIEATRTIVQNLTERTARRELIYSNALYKALQEELVALLAPRVKALHIDPNKRPYVILMVGVNGVGKTTTIGKLAKRLQGEGKKVMLAAGDTFRAAATEQLQVWGERNDIAVVAQGNGADSASVIFDAFESARAKGIDVLIADTAGRLHTKSNLMEELKKVKRVMQKIDATAPHEIMLVVDAGTGQNAINQVQEFDSAVGLTGLTITKLDGTAKGGMLFNIASRSHVPIRFIGVGEKIDDLRPFAAKDFVSAMFQNDE from the coding sequence ATGTCAAACCAATCTTCTAACTCTCCTTCACAGTATTCTGGTCTGAATGCACCACTCATCTTTCCTGAAAAGACGGCTCAACATCTGGTTACTGATGTTGCCGTTGAGTTGCCCAAGCCACCTTTACCTGCTGCACCTATTATTCCTGCTGTTAAGGATGAGGTTCCAGTGGTTGTTAATAGTTCTGTAGTTAGCTCTGTCTCGGAAAGCCATGTAGACGACTCGGAGTCTGGTAGCGGTTTTTTTGGGCGGATGAAGCAAGGTCTGGCAAAGACGCGTCGTGGATTTACCGATGGTGTGGTCAATTTGCTCATTGGTGGTAAAGAGATCGATGATGAGTTGCTTGAGGAAATCGAAACTCAGCTTTTGGTTGCAGACATTGGGATTGAGGCGACTCGTACAATCGTACAAAATTTGACAGAGCGGACCGCGCGTCGTGAACTGATTTACTCCAATGCACTGTATAAGGCACTACAAGAGGAATTGGTTGCATTGCTCGCACCACGCGTCAAAGCCCTTCATATCGATCCGAATAAGCGTCCTTATGTCATCCTAATGGTTGGGGTGAACGGCGTGGGTAAGACGACTACGATTGGTAAGTTAGCAAAGCGCTTGCAGGGAGAGGGCAAAAAGGTCATGTTAGCAGCAGGGGATACCTTTCGTGCCGCTGCAACTGAGCAGTTGCAAGTTTGGGGTGAGCGAAATGATATTGCGGTTGTTGCACAAGGCAATGGCGCGGATAGCGCCTCAGTTATTTTCGATGCTTTTGAGAGTGCCAGAGCCAAAGGTATTGATGTATTGATTGCAGATACAGCAGGCCGCTTACATACCAAAAGCAATTTGATGGAAGAACTGAAAAAAGTTAAACGTGTCATGCAAAAAATTGATGCCACGGCGCCTCATGAAATCATGTTGGTTGTTGATGCTGGTACGGGTCAAAATGCCATCAATCAAGTACAAGAATTCGATTCTGCTGTAGGGCTGACTGGCTTAACCATCACCAAATTAGATGGGACAGCAAAAGGCGGGATGCTGTTTAATATTGCGAGCCGCAGTCATGTCCCGATTCGATTCATTGGTGTAGGTGAGAAGATTGATGACTTGCGTCCTTTTGCTGCGAAAGATTTTGTTTCCGCAATGTTCCAAAACGATGAGTAA